GTATTTTTCAGAACTTAAAactgtaatataattataataaattttaatcttatTTCAGCGTGAATGTATCTCAGTTCATGTTGGGCAAGCCGGAGTCCAGATCGGTAATGCTTGCTGGGAATTGTATTGTCTGGAACATGGCATCCAACCTGATGGTCAGATGCCATCTGACAAAACTATTGGTGGAGGTGATGATAGTTTCAACACCTTCTTCAGTGAGACTGGTGCAGGAAAACATGTACCCAGGGCTGTCTTCATTGATTTGGAACCAACAGTAGTTGGTAAGTGTCTTCAATCTAAATGTTTAGTgcataataatataaaactttAATCAATATTTCCATGTTCTCAGATGAAGTACGTACTGGTACCTACCGTCAGCTATTTCACCCAGAACAATTGATCACTGGCAAAGAGGATGCTGCAAATAACTATGCTCGTGGTCATTATACAATTGGAAAGGAAATTGTTGATCTTGTACTAGACCGAATTCGTAAATTGGCTGATCAATGTACTGGCCTTCAAGGTTTCCTTATTTTCCACTCGTTCGGAGGTGGAACTGGTTCTGGTTTCACTTCTCTTTTAATGGAACGTCTTTCTGTCGATTATGGCAAGAAATCAAAGCTGGAATTCGCCATTTATCCTGCCCCACAAGTCTCTACTGCAGTTGTTGAACCATACAATTCAATTCTCACCACGCATACCACGCTTGAACATTCCGATTGTGCATTTATGGTCGACAATGAAGCCATCTATGATATTTGTCGTCGCAATTTGGACATTGAAAGACCTACCTACACAAACTTGAATCGACTAATCGGCCAAATTGTGTCTTCAATCA
The Megachile rotundata isolate GNS110a chromosome 5, iyMegRotu1, whole genome shotgun sequence DNA segment above includes these coding regions:
- the LOC100880305 gene encoding tubulin alpha-1 chain produces the protein MRECISVHVGQAGVQIGNACWELYCLEHGIQPDGQMPSDKTIGGGDDSFNTFFSETGAGKHVPRAVFIDLEPTVVDEVRTGTYRQLFHPEQLITGKEDAANNYARGHYTIGKEIVDLVLDRIRKLADQCTGLQGFLIFHSFGGGTGSGFTSLLMERLSVDYGKKSKLEFAIYPAPQVSTAVVEPYNSILTTHTTLEHSDCAFMVDNEAIYDICRRNLDIERPTYTNLNRLIGQIVSSITASLRFDGALNVDLTEFQTNLVPYPRIHFPLVTYAPVISAEKAYHEQLSVSEITNACFEPANQMVKCDPRHGKYMACCMLYRGDVVPKDVNAAIATIKTKRTIQFVDWCPTGFKVGINYQPPTVVPGGDLAKVQRAVCMLSNTTAIAEAWARLDHKFDLMYAKRAFVHWYVGEGMEEGEFSEAREDLAALEKDYEEVGMDSAEGEAEGVEEY